gaaaagtttaaaatgaagATTTGGAGAAAAACTAGGCAATAGGTTTTACATAATTTGTGAAGAAATTCATCCTGAGTTAAACATAATTCTAATTTGAGACGTTGATTTCAATATATAACATTGTCATTTTTCCCCATCCAATTCGGATCTGAATATCAatgccttttattttattactataattttatattccgccacccaaataaattaaagtaatgtATCATACCGAACATTTCATCCCATAATATTACATCCTCATAATCTCATTACATAATCTTAGATTTTTGGTAATATCACATTACAAAAATCACGTTGTTTGCTGGATTGGGCCATGTTATTCACGAAGCCTGTTTTCTCTAAGTATTTATGTTGTGGATGTCTTATAGTTTTGGACTTCTTCTAGTTGGTTTTAGGGTTATAATAAAATCCAgcagatttaaataataaaaagaattgcaCTTCATATGCCCATCTGGCCCAACccaaatttttgtttctttcccAAAATCAGAAGCCCAACAACAAAAACCCTATAAATCATCATTTATACATCATCGAGCAAACCCTAACCCTCAACCTCCATTTTGCCCATTTCACTGCCCTCCCTAGATCGTCTCCAAGAGAGATCTCCACATTCACACACACATTCACTGAATGGGTCGAGTCATCCGAGCTCAACGTAAGGGTGCTGGTTCCGTCTTCAAGGCCCACACCCACCACCGCAAGGGTCCTGCTCGTTTCCGCAGCCTCGACTTCGGTGAACGAAATGGCTACCTCAAGGGTGTTGTCACCGATGTCATACACGACCCTGGCCGTGGCGCTCCTTTAGCCCGTGTCGTCTTCCGTCACCCTTTCCGTTACAAGAAGCAGAAGGAGCTTTTCGTTGCCGCCGAGGGTATGTACACTGGACAGTTCGTCTATTGTGGTAAGAAGGCTACTCTTGTGGTCGGAAATGTATTGCCTCTTAGATCTATCCCTGAAGGAGCTGTCGTTTGCAACGTCGAGCATCATGTCGGTGATCGTGGGGTTTTCGCTAGGGCTTCTGGTGATTACGCTATTGTTATTAGTCACAACCCTGATAACGACACCACCAGGTCACTGATTCTTGCTATGCTTTaacttcaattttgatttgGATATGATTGATGCCTGATTGTTATTTGGATCTGTTATCATTATTGTcgtatattattttagttattgcTTATCCTATGTATATAATTTGCAATAATTATATGTGCTCATATATAGGCCTACCTCGtgagaaataaagaaaacatattGGATGTGAAGGACTGGGATTGACCTAGCTTGAACTATGAATTGATGTAATGTAAAAAGGAATAGCATCTCTTAGGTAGACTAAACCTTCTACTGAGGTTTTAGTTGGATGGGTTGACTTAGATTACTATTTTCGTTCTTAGATGTGAAATATCATTTTCTTCACAGGTTCAAGGGGATGGTAACATGGTTGGGGAAGTGTGGATTAATTAGTTGTTTTGGTAGTGAGACTTTTGGATTGTAATTTTACAGGATCAAGCTTCCATCTGGTTCGAAGAAGATTGTTCCAAGTGGTTGTCGTGCCATGATTGGGCAGGTTGCTGGAGGTGGTAGGACTGAGAAACCTCTGCTTAAGGCTGGTAATGCTTTCCACAAGTATAGAGTGAAGAGGAACTGCTGGCCTAAGGTTCGTGGTGTGGCTATGAACCCAGTTGAGCATCCCCACGGAGGTGGTAACCATCAACACATTGGTCATGCTAGTACAGTTAGACGTGATGCTCCACCTGGACAAAAGGTTGGTCTTATTGCTGCTAGGAGGACTGGTAGGCTCAGAGGACAAGCTGCTGCCACTGCTGCCAAGGCCGATAAGGCATAATAGGATACTAGTTGTTTTGGCGTTTATAATTACATCAATGACTGTTAAAGCACATTTAAGCtagaaattttgtttgaaatttcaGATATGGTACTGTTTTGGAGTTTGGATGACAGTTGTTTATGTTTTCGAGTTTGGGTTTTTATGTGAAAGTGTTTTATGCCAGTGTTTCCAATCATTGTTCTATTCGTAGCTTCCATAAGGATTTGGTTTACGATTACATAATGTTTTCCTAAATGGTTGGTTATTGACGTAATTGAAAGTTTGAACAGTTAATATCTAAATGAAGAATGACACACTGTTCAAACATATATAAGCAActttcaatttcctttttatAGAACATCTTCCAAAATTtgtaatatgtttatatatatatattttttatgtaaggATTGATACATAtagagtttgattttttttatgattatacatatcaaactttaatttttaattttagttaacatGTATACATAagtattttaattcaattatacatacaaaaaaatgaacacattttatattaggtaagtatagttatttgtatatgtaacatgtaaacataaaaatgatgttatatcaataatgaTGTTAGTTCATGTGTAACATTGCACATCGAGCCAAAGTTAATGTGTAGTTTTGCCCctaatatatattactatatatttaattttatgtgttataaattacaaaaatatataaaaataatataatataataaattacaaaCTTAAAATGGATCAGGTCAAGCTCAGGCCTTGAATTCTTGAGCCCGAGCttagttcatatttgaaatagGCTTAATCTTTTAgtttaaacccatttttcatGGTCTACTTTTTTCCAACCCTTTCTAATCTTTGGATGGACATTTAAGCTTAGGCGATAGTTCAACCCTTGAATAGATCTAAATTTGAGctcataaattaattcaaataaaacttaccataaattgataaaaataaaatcaatcaaaaatgaagtaatttatttattgaagaaaagaaagaaatactATTGTAAAACATTTacgatataatatatattactctCGCTAaacttctttaaattttaaatttagacttaattaattaattaattaattgcgttggattattttacatttgagtacttaattttatatttgataattaattggGTAAGTTAATTGTGCTGGggtatttattgaaattaattaattaattacttaattgtatttagttattttgtatttatgttgGTTTATATGCCTAATTGGTTATTGTGTATTTGAATATTAGGTTGGGTTTAATGTTTGATCAGctagtatatttaaaataaaaaatcaacataaaaatTACCTAGATcgaataaattgataaaattaaattaaataaattgaaataattcaattcatgaAAGGGAGGATTGTTTAGGGTCAATTTGACATTGATGTTACGGTtgagaagtgtttttgaaaagctTGGTTTGGAAATAGTGCTTTTGGAAAGTTTCGTGAGAAAATGTTGTGAAAAAGTGTGGTTTGTTAATTTAAGGTGTTTGGCATTGCTGTCAATAATTGTGGTGGGAcattaaaatgttcattttagacataatattaaaaattaaaaataaattgaattagataatatttaaatgatttaatataattatacataatatatattttaaatacttttaataattaataaattatttgtaaatttaattatacatgaaatattttaaaattttaaatataataataaatattatctaaataatttaacataatgatatttgtaaacaaatttaaataagttaatacaatggtacattaaatatttaaatgattaaatataatgatatataatatttaaatttatcaaaaattttaaatacactttaaatagttaatacaaataagggtattttaataatttacactTCCAAATGCAAAAGCCAAAAGTACTTAAACCCTAACTTTTGCGTTTGGGCGGAAAAATACTTTTCTACCGCACTTTCAACCCCCAAAGCCAAGTGTTTGACATTGTTTTTGGGGTGAAAAAGTGTTTTTCCAACCCCAAATGCATTCTCAAACGGGGACTTAATAGTGTTAGAGGTATAGTTATCTCGttcaatataacatttttaatatttcatttgatAATTGTCTTCTCAatgatttttacatgtaaaGCAAAATGTATAACAAATAATTGCTCattgattacttgatgtttaattaatattaagttaCATCACATAGTCGAATTGTAATGCAATAAGATAATTTGTATTAAAAGGTAATCTAAATTCATGGGTTAGATTGAGTAAATGACTTATGTTAGGACAATTATGTTGTCTATAAGTCTAATCGGGCAGATAACTTGCCTTGACGATTAGAGCAAGATTGACTCTCAAaaatagagacataaatgtgattGTCTGGGCTGACAACACATTGGGTATCACCCAAATTGGAATAGTCCTAGACTTATTTATTCATTAGTTTACATGTGGCATTCATAGTGTAACTTACATAAGTCGTAAGTAAGTGAATGATCATGTGTGCATGACTCATGTACTTGAATATATTGAAAACCTATGCTCTCAATGAAGTGAGTTGAAAGTTGGTATGTTGTGTACATGACTTATGCACGATGTTTGCTTCACTCACAATAGTGGAGTTGTAGCTTGATAAAAAGAGCAAATGATATTCTCTCGTTGGTATTGTATggattatgaaaataaaatatggatATTGGTCATTTGTCTGAGACAAatgattttatcattactaGTATAAGTAAtgataattttcattaaaaagatACAATAGtgaccatgagataaaataaaaagattaaattaggTGAACATATTTAGCCTAAAGAGGTCTTGGATATCTTAGGAATGTAATACAAATATGACAAGCTCATTGAACTAAAGCTTGGAATAAGTAGCTTGTGTAGTAGCATATAATGTTGGTGTATGGAGATGAGAATAAACTATTGAGAAATAAACCAAACGCTTCAAGGAATTGTTGAAAACAATccagtttgaaaatgattttcttgcacagtggaaaattaaaattttaaaagccgAACCAGTgtgtaatatttatagcaataaaccctttaTCGAAATCGCACCTATGTTTTCTGCTGGACAGATCCTTGTCATTCTCAGATTTCAACCGAATGATTTTCTCTACTATTCTTGTACCACGGACTACTTTGAGCGTGGGCTCGAATGAATTTGAATCAAACACGAAAccataaattatttactttgcTTTCAGTGGAAAAACAAGtctctctttaataaaaatcggtagaattgttatttcgaaaaatagaatttatactttagaaaataaattatcactATTTTcgggcagaataacaatatcccAAAGTCGTATTTTTAGTgcatctatttataaggagaaGAAGTGAAACCTTTGTTAAATTAGTAGAAgtctatttcaatagaaaaacaaaatcctagTCTAATTAGATGAGGGAGCGAcgacaaccctagttaaatatACTAGGGTTTTTCGTCCCATGTGTTTAGCATGAAGGTCTTTCGAGCCTCTCCCGTATCGGGTCCAATTATAAGTAATTTCTAGACTTCTAACCCTGtgctttataattcaattcaacccaatacttgtttttctatttcccaaaataaacatcataaattaatttaaataaataaatttcccaattaaataatttttcaacccgattctaattttgttaaaatcattgcaactttatcgtaaaagaatttatgagaaaatatatttaatatttctacattcaatggattcactatgaccaattaatttaattcattttgaaattaaattaattaatttataattcgacaaattataaattaattttttaggtcatttcaatttagaaaaaatcacattcatttctgaatgtttcccatttctctaactttaccaTTTATATCTATTATGTTCATTTggttcaacatgcaattcatttttagtttcaatGAGATAGCGAAGAGACTGattagacatatataattagggctcaaatgatttataattaagttttagtttttcgcctattaattgtaaactcatttagtcacgaagtctttccactatagtatcgtgattgagtTATCCTTAATgaaataccattacaaaagtaACTCGATCAGTGTTCAtccaatgacattgtcataagtgtgttaccctcataggatatccttaatcccTTTGGAATAAatccgttctcccaatatgatccttttttatctcattgtaaccattacatcttctttcatgaaaagtcaattactatcaaaatagtaatcaaatcattcatcaTAAAGACGAACAACTCgtgaccatgtttacttttgTCTATCTTGTAATGCCGATGAAAGGACATCATTTACCCATATCTCGgc
This genomic window from Gossypium raimondii isolate GPD5lz chromosome 10, ASM2569854v1, whole genome shotgun sequence contains:
- the LOC128033866 gene encoding 60S ribosomal protein L8-3 is translated as MGRVIRAQRKGAGSVFKAHTHHRKGPARFRSLDFGERNGYLKGVVTDVIHDPGRGAPLARVVFRHPFRYKKQKELFVAAEGMYTGQFVYCGKKATLVVGNVLPLRSIPEGAVVCNVEHHVGDRGVFARASGDYAIVISHNPDNDTTRIKLPSGSKKIVPSGCRAMIGQVAGGGRTEKPLLKAGNAFHKYRVKRNCWPKVRGVAMNPVEHPHGGGNHQHIGHASTVRRDAPPGQKVGLIAARRTGRLRGQAAATAAKADKA